From a single Seriola aureovittata isolate HTS-2021-v1 ecotype China chromosome 18, ASM2101889v1, whole genome shotgun sequence genomic region:
- the edf1 gene encoding endothelial differentiation-related factor 1 homolog isoform X1, with translation MAESDWDTVTVLRKKGPTAAQAKSKQAITAAQRRGEDVETTKKWSAGQNKQHLVTKNTAKLDRETEELHHDRVTLEVGKVIQQGRQDKGLTQKDLATKINEKPQVIADYECGRAIPNNQVMGKIERAIGLKLRGRDIGLPMEAKPKKK, from the exons ATGGCTGAAAGCGACTGGGATACCGTTACTGTCTTGAGGAAGAAGGGGCCCACTGCTGCCCAGGCCAAATCCAAGCAG GCTATCACGGCTGCTCAGAGACGTGGGGAGGACGTTGAGACAACCAAGAAAT GGTctgcaggacaaaacaaacagcatcttGTGACAAAGAACACAGCCAAATTGGACCGGGAAACAGAGGAGCTGCACCATGACAGAGTTACCCTGGAGGTGGGCAAGGTCATCCAGCAAGGCAGACAGGATAAAGGCTTGACCCAGAAAGACCTGGCCACT AAAATTAATGAGAAGCCTCAAGTCATCGCAGACTATGAGTGCGGGAGAGCAATTCCCAACAACCAGGTCATGGGCAAGATAGAGAGAGCAATTG GGCTGAAACTGCGTGGGAGGGATATTGGCCTACCCATGGAGGCAAAACCCAAGAAGAAATGA
- the edf1 gene encoding endothelial differentiation-related factor 1 homolog isoform X2, producing MATKGCVRSDESLMMMQELDDRLKEQIDKLEHVRLAAVELKDNLSECDDDLTLSIADHLEWLNHLSERVETLHMNTTVFVQMNPKPRAWAGKQGSKHGYRWTRLHQAEDAQSEFGWSPIRTRRNSDAASEMSCNW from the exons ATGGCTACCAAGGGCTGCGTGAGGTCAGATGAAAGCCTGATGATGATGCAGGAACTTGATGACCGGCTGAAAGAGCAGATTGACAAACTGGAGCATGTACGCCTTGCTGCCGTTGAACTGAAGGACAACTTGTCTGAG TGTGACGATGATCTAACCCTGTCTATTGCTGACCATCTGGAATGGTTGAATCACTTGTCAGAACGAGTAGAAACCcttcacatgaacacaactgTTTTTGTTCAG ATGAATCCCAAGCCTCGTGCATGGGCAGGGAAACAAGGTTCCAAGCATGGCTACCGCTGGACACGTCTTCACCAGGCTGAGGATGCCCAGTCCGAGTTCGGGTGGTCTCCCATCCGCACACGACGCAATAGCGATGCAGCCTCTGAAATGTCTTGTAACTGGTGA